The nucleotide sequence tattaaacacgGTTTGAAACGAAAAACTATATGAATgttctatatttttgtgtacGATAATAAGAAATGCCTCATGGattcatagaaatattatttaggcCTTAAATTTGTTGTCAAACAAGTTTTGTGAGTAGCACTGTctgttattatatgttattttacgttttttaaatgtgtacaaatgattttataatgtgAATTCACTTGTAATGACTTCTATTTTGTATCTCGAcactaatttatatgaatattatttatatcgtgagaatatttagatttttcacaaatctttatcatttaattttagataaaatatgtcAGATCTAACTGAAGAGCCAGCTGAAGAAATTGTGATTAAATGCGaagttattgaaatatcaGACGAGGATGATTCacaggaaataaaaaagttagtaaaataatattattggttttgttaaataccgtttatttgtaaatattttatcaaagaagTGATTGTTTACAATTCCTATATAAGTTATCTTATTTCATATTAGTTATCATTTGAACTGTCCTATTGAGTGTTGTCGtccaaaaaaattcaataactttttattcttaattcttATAGGCCTTTTCACAtacaatcaaaaaaatttcagTCAGCGCTAATACttgttgatattatatgtaataaagattaataaaagatattttaacttattttatctttaatttggagttttatatacttgtatatgtttataacattaatgggttaatttattattagaagaaCTTTTCTCGGATACTATAAAAGgggaaagttttaaaaaatgtatgtatgtttgtttaatatccGCACAAAAACTCCTCAtcggattttgatgaaacctCACAGTAACGTAGATAAGAGATCAGAATAACACATAGGTAACAATTTATCTCGTAACTTGGTGTAGTTCCCGTCGGATCACAGCCCCAGTATTGTATTTAGAAAGATGCAGGACACTGACAATCGAACGACCCGCCATACTACCAGACGAAGAGAGTTACTCACAGAATAggcaatattattactattaagaaggttttaatcaaaacaattttattatataacacaaaaaagcGAGCGGATAAATGAGACTTATTCGgtatgatttgtatacaaacttGATTGTGatcttcatatattaaaaggtATGTTagtacaagggttaaagaacataTCTCAGGTTATTTGTGACggcttttgaatttaaaaaagttactaATATGACCTTAGGAGACGACTTgcaattatcttaattaatcatatatatatatctatataaaaataaatatatataagtatatatatatcttacttattttttattttcttaatcaaAACGAAATCCGCTGTCCATGATCGCATATAGTAAGGGCATGTGCCTCCAGAGTAAATGTCAACACTAACTGAGAGACGATATCGTTTCTTCCACACACAATCTTGATATAAAGTAGTTGAAATTTCAGGTGAGTTGTACAAAGATGTGCTTAatgctaaataatttttgcgCGGAGGAAGGCCACGTTTAAAACAaccaaacattataaataatagtttaaaggcctagtttttaagaaattactgAGTAATTTTATCATGATGAGGGTTCAACtgcagatttatatatatatatcttattggAGGAGAGCAATCCAAACTGAAAGACTACAAGCGTTTGTGACGTCATGGTCTGTTGACGATGGTGTGGGGGTATATAAGGCTCTGAGAGAATAAAATTGACCAGCCTCATTGCGTCCGTTCTGACGGATGGACGTACActcaatagttattttttttatattaacttgatAACATTACTGTTGTTTATAAAGTTGTAATTAACTGTTTTCTAACATACATAGAGTACGTTTTTAGCACgaattcaaataaagaattttttacttttacacATGTATGCATCTGTACTAGTGATGTGAAACGCAAATATCTTTAACGGTCCTAGTGAGCATGAAACGATGACTGGAGGGGTATCTTTGATCCACGAGGTCCATACATTACGTCTTGTCTCGCCGGATTGCTTTAATTTCATATGTTCTCACTTACCGTATCACATATATAAAGGCCATCTTAATATTGACCaattaaaaggaaaaaggTCCTTCTACCAAAAAAGTAAAGCGTACGAATATTATCAATCGGATGTCTGCGGATGTTGATCTTTTCGGTAGTTCAttaatgtgtaaaaaaaacgaaaattgTACATTTCAGAAAGCGGCGGAAGCGTTTAACGTCAAAAGAGCCAAAGCCATGTGATATTTGCGGTAAAATTTTCCAAACTGGTTATGAGTTGAAGAAACACAAACGGACACACACTGGGGAGAGGCCGTATATGTGCACAACTTGCGGGAAGACATACACACAGCTCGGGCATTTGAGTATACACAGCTTGTCGCATAAAGGTGAGCCATCAACAATTCGAGCTCACAGAATTCCAGGTCACAGGAGTATCTAACAGCTGTGCGTTTTAGTCTGTGAGTTAGCTTGAAATCAAAAATCCTCTCAGCCCAAAACTTCCCATATATCAAGCCCTAAAGCCGCCGTCATATCTTTGTGCTTGTCCTAGGACAGTTTTGATGAAATCCTATTTATAGACCAAACAAGCTGCTTCTGCAATCCGTGGATGCTAAAACCCAGCTCGATATAAGCTGTAAAAGACCATAAAACAGCATgaataatctttaatattaagttgtcgtaaattttaaagtagacTTTTTGCACAGGTTCCCAAGTTAGCGTATCATTTACAAACAGATGTCCAAAGACTtagattgtattataatttgtacatacatatataagtatatatttagcTGCAAAAACTTCTCATGAAGTTACAGGGTTTATGGGTATTCTAAAAACTTAATGCTTGGTCTAAAGACATGCTATAAGTATCTTTTATGCAGAAATCACatgattacatatttttctagcaggctttttataaaaaccgaTTTATCACTTGCAAATTAATGTACTTTAAATTCTCTCCTACCCACATATTAATGCGGAAGTTAGTGTGTATGTGTAACTGTATCAGACAAAACCGCTGAACAGATTTCGATAAAATCTTTTCATTTTTGTTGTCGTGAATTGTGATGATGGAATAAGACATTATTTTAGCGCGTCCTGAAATTAACTTGAATCACGAGAAATGCTATGACAAAATCTAGTccgtaataacaaataaacccTTCCATATCCAGGTATAAAGAATTTCAATTGCAACGCGTGCGGCTCGTCCTTCTACAGGAAGGCAGATTTGGATAGGCacgaaaaaatacatacaggTGAGAAGCCATACCAATGCGAACTCTGCTCGAAAAGTTTCacccaaaaaaataatctagttATGCATTTCAAAATGCACATCGGCGACAAACCGCACAAGTGCGACGTCTGCGACAAGAGGTTCCTGACGAGATCAAAGATGATGTTGCATTCTAAAAAACACGAAAAGgagaaaaagaaaaaggattttattatgGATTAGCTGTTTAATATAGAGTTTAgatagttattttgtttcattttgtacagaaaaatcaaaatatatgactGACTACCCCCAAAATGTTACATgtctaaacataaaaaaattgttttataaggtACCTTGTCGTTTTTATCCATCCGTACCAAGGAACTTCAGGccagttgttatttttttttatataaaattgttttttatggtacatttatttataccgCAATTAGTTTTAACTTCAAACATAACTGACGGTTTAACAATTACAGTTTTAAGAAGATGAATATTTAACTAAGATTTTTAAACCGTTTCAATAGTCCCTTTCTGTTTAGAATAccgataattaaaattaaaaaaaaaaaatcaatagcgTTTGTGGTTGATATTTTTGTGGTTGGAAGATTCCAGCGAGGGTAGTTCGCCAAAATGCAATATCGGGTAAGTACAGCCTTTATGCTACTGACcctaaaatacatataaatataaaggagTATCTCAAACCTGCTTTCATTTTCGAGCTGTAACTACTCAAAAATATGTACTTCGTCTCAATGAGACAgttcttcataaaaatacgGTATTGAGTAAACTTTTTGAGCATTTGGTCTTAGAAATTCTAGCAAGAATGaaagaaatttcaattttaaaacgacATATCTTAAAAGTGGCATGTTTTTATTGCTCATTATCCAAAGAGTCCTAAGatgtacattttattgctttttgttGACCTTATCGGGCCATACGTTTTCAACTATCCAGTCCAAATAGTTGGATACTTTGGTGTAAACCGCTGGAAAGCCTTTGCCGCATTCGGGTCCAAAACTGACAATACCCTCCAAGGAGTACGAgcagtttatattaaacatcagAGCCAACAGCGGGCCTCCGCTATCGCCCTGTAAAATAGATTAGTGTGAACGTAAAATTGAATGATAAATGCAGATTTTAATTCGATCTAAGGAATAATGTTCTTAGGAGcgtaaaacacatttaatgaGCACAAAAGAATATCCAAAGTTGGGCAATCAAGTGCTTTCACATTTTGTCATCACCACCTTACCACAGTTTTGCATCTCTAACTAAATTCGAACAGTTTTCAAGTTTTCATTTCTTATGAAGACtcgcaaattatatttataaatgacaatttCGTATTTGGCCTGACGAAAAATTTCTGAATCACGTtcatatcttaataaaatattatgactaGTGACCTgagaaagtaattttattttccatattaacttttactttatataaatatataccgtGGAATTAAAGCGTCTTTCATAACAGATAAGATAGTAATGAAGAGtcattgtgaatattttttttggatgcGAGGGTAACAATTGTCGCAAAAAACCAACCTTGCAGGTGTCTTGATAGACGCCCTTTTCCAACTCTCCTTTAGCACATATATACTTCTCATTCGAATAAACGAAGTCTTTTCTCACTATTCTGCTCTTGCATTCATCGCTGGGTCGCAGTCTTGCCTAAAAAGTGGTGACACGTAAGTGGTGACATCCTAAATTGTCAGCCATTCTCGAATGGACCTTGGTGCTTTTGAAAACCTCATGGGCCacatctaaaaatattgtccGTCCAAAGGCAGCGTTAAAATGTTTCCGGTCTTCTAATTGGGACCAGTTAAATTGGCTGCctgatttattgatataataaaattcctagatacatatataattacttttatggaAAGATGGATGGGATGTTACTCACAGTTAACAGCACGTCACTGCTGTATCTGTTGTTGTTTTCGCCCCAACCGGCAACGATATAGTCGTTTGTAATATATCTGCCCGGCACCGGGAGACAGACGGGGTGAATGAATTCATTGAAAAAGAccctacaaaaataaagataattggAATAATTACGCTCTTCCGATTGTTTTTTAGGTTCAAAATGTGTTACCCTACTATCTGATttgtattataacaatttttgacGAGACTGTTGAGGAGATTTCGGGGAAGTTTTGCATAGGTATAACGCTAAAGTTGGAGTAATTCTGCTTTATGTACCTACTGTAAAAACTGAgagtatagtttaaaaaagcttttaaatatgAGGTACTCAGGTTTGTTATACTGACTTAGTCGTGGCTTAGAAAAAATCGTGTGCAAAGGTTTCTCTTTCATAAGCAAGGTTGGCCAAGTAGCGTTTAATGGACAAATGTATGAAAGAGGCTTAACATTAACAAACAAGAAGCTTACTGTCTGTCTAGCTCCAGGAGCGCTATGTCATTCGCTTTAACGGGAATGTCGTATTCAGGGTGCGCGATCATAGACACGATATTGTAAAGGACTCCGGACCTTATGTCTGTCTTATTCAAAGTGCCAAGCAACGCGTACCGTACGCGGCCACTGGAACAAAAGATAAtgattcataataaaatcgaatcatatttatagtaaataagatGTTTCTAAAATGTATGCTGTCCTTCACTAGTGTTATTTTTCGAGGACATGGATTACTTAATTTCgaataacacaatatttttccggctttaattaatgtttttttttttaaatcgattttGCAATCgtcaatttaaaagtatcgAGCGTAAAAGAAATATCAGCACTGTGAGTTAATCATGATTCCAACGTTTTTAATCTAGCTTTGGttgaaaaaaaactgtcaTAAACAAGATAttcaagtaaaattttagttatcaTCGGAACGTACTAAGTCGGTTCACTCAATATGTGAGTAGCCGTGAGTATAAACTTCTCACTGATCAGCGAGCCTCCGCCTACCCACTTGATGTCGGCGTCCACGTCCAAGGAATTGTGGCAGCCGATGACGGcctaaaagaaaaatgttaagaatttctttaaaaaatatatatttagaacttTTTGCCTGCGACTTCGTCTACATGGACTTCGGAATGAATCTCGGAGAAATGTCCAgtgtttaaattgttaaactaCCGTCAGCGACGGTTAAAGTTGGTGGAACTTGATCCCGACTTAAATTTAGCGAAGAAATAAACTATAGCCTTTCTTTTATTCCGTTGTCTAAGCTATGTCTTTGTATATCTTATTCTAATGTCCTGTATCTCAAACTAGCTGTTACCCGCAACTTCACATGCattgctttatatattaatacaatttttgtacGATCAAGTAAACGCATAGTGCAGAACatgtcatattaataaaatcgttcCTTAAAACTGTAATACGTATTATAATTGTcgcataacaatatttttttaaacaaacgcATAGTGTCATTAAATACAGCtgtgaaaattttacagaaatcCATCctgttttttaagatattaccgaaatgataatcactctagtcatatctgtcaataaaatatttataactattgacaccatgcaccccacgcttttttttttaaataaaatacatatttttttttatttacacaattatttcctattttttagttcggttttctataaacagcgtgttttttagttttttttaaactattatttattttctactttttagtTTGGTTTACTTTTAGTAGTCATGGGCTCATAACTCTAGACCCTTACCTTAGCagataaacatatattgttattattctcTAGTTTTCATTGCTCTTATCTGCTACATTACGTTCTAGTCCTCACCATGAACGGAAACTCTCTGGGTTTAGCTTCAACGCCACCGGATATCCTAAAATTGGAGTTGCTGATGCCGCAAGTGTTTACCCTTTGCATTTTGTATGGTTGGTTGATTGGATCAACTGGCACGCACTTGTTGATGTAACGCTGGTAGTCAACgcattcttaaataaaaaaagatatatatatatatatatatatatatatatatatatatatatatatatatatgtatatatatatatatataagttcaCGCAATGAGatgtaagattttcgcgatTATTCATTGCAGTATCcgttattttgtattcaatacTTTGCAGCAACGGGATCACGGGCACGTATCACGGAAcacatctcgtccgcccgtgatcacggttgctgcaaattAACCGAAATACTCGTAgtaatccaaaaaaatatcagtttgaTTTCGGTATAGAAGTtgtgaacaaatattttgttttaaatccaaCAACTGAGATAATTATGTATGAGAAGTAGGCTaggaatattttgtaatattaatattgagtgAAGATTCATACTAGTCCAGGCGATGTGGTTTTTGGCCAGCAGGGGTCTTGGGAGGCTTGGACAAGTTGCCGGTTCTGGTGGAATGGTGACGGGTTTAGCGTTCTCACAACATTGCAAGGGCTGGTAGCCATCGTAGCGACAGGTCTgaatgtaatgtatttaattaagaaaaattttcatttacccCCTAAAATATACTTCCCACTTTCTCATTTCATgacaaaatatcttaaaatttaaaggtcTAATTGTGAtttgtaatgaatataaagaTCTTTATGGAAACAGTAACGCCATCTGTGGACATAAAAAGAAGCACATGCCGTGacgtcatttgtttttttttgttagaagCACAAAATGaccaaatatgtatttgtatttaataaagtcaCGTAATTCAGCAAAAAAACGACATCTATGTGAATCCATCATtccaataacaattataataagttgaaaacagataaaatatatatttttctttgcctTTAAGAAGGGTATGTTCCGAGTATTCTGTGCTTTTGATAGCGATATTAACTATCAGCCACTTTTGAAATCGGTATTAACTATCAGCCATACAAATTCTAATaaccaaacattttataaataccaaacaaaataacatcatagacaattatatatttttttttatttttagcacGAAGTTCATAACGATCTAATGTTGGCCTTGAACTGCCAAATACCAAAGGTAAGAGCCGTACCCGTTATGTTGTAAccataattctttatatatttttttgtccctTTATggtattattagaaaataatcaaatttaacaGCGCAATTTCCagggttttaatttttattgttttacttacgctgtattaaaaactacaaactgtaagttaaaatttgaaatactaAACCGCTGGTAAGTTGTCTAATACGGAAAGAAAAATGTACTCAAGAATAGAGAGAAAGAATTATAGTTAGAGTTATTACCATGTACTTAGATTTCTTGACTCCTTTGGCAAGTCCAATGAAGTGATGCTTGAAGACTCCCGTTTCGTGGAACAGGTCGGTCTCAGGACAGCAGACTATTCTTTGATCACCTTGAAATTTACATGTCTGAAATGGCGAGAACAATTATACGATGATATGTTAAACTTCTTACGCGACTTCcgacaaggttgcgttaaatgTGTTACGCTGATGGGGGAGGGGGGGTTGATGAAAAGAGACGGAGCGAGAGGGAATGCGTGGCTCTCGAACGCATGCGGGCAATCAATAGTgacttgtaagtaatgttaataaagtttgtaatagagaaacacaaaaaattcgttaaaatctatttctaaTCCTTCCTGTTTCCATTCCAACATTACGAAGTTACAGTTTTTCCGCGCGGGGGGACTCCacgtacaatatttttctttaagacTAGACACTAAAGTCTAAGTGTCATTGCCAAAAAACCCTATTGATTCATCAATGGTAAACTGAGCCCAAGTACATGTTTTCGTTCAGAaacctataatatttttttaatacaattaaaaacgtGAAAATGAAATGTGATATCCTTCAAATGCCAAACCGGTATGGATGATATAGTTAGCGTTTCATAATTGCGAAATCTCTATAGTTTGAAAGTTTCTCTTAGAATTCTCAATACAGGTGAGACGAAACTcctcatcattccatggattcacgtacgggtgccgggtccatcgttgcagggagaggagcttcaacagtgcctgggacttgcgacccaggtgtaggtttaaagg is from Danaus plexippus chromosome 29 unlocalized genomic scaffold, MEX_DaPlex mxdp_37, whole genome shotgun sequence and encodes:
- the LOC116776775 gene encoding gastrula zinc finger protein XlCGF49.1-like, with translation MSDLTEEPAEEIVIKCEVIEISDEDDSQEIKKKRRKRLTSKEPKPCDICGKIFQTGYELKKHKRTHTGERPYMCTTCGKTYTQLGHLSIHSLSHKGIKNFNCNACGSSFYRKADLDRHEKIHTGEKPYQCELCSKSFTQKNNLVMHFKMHIGDKPHKCDVCDKRFLTRSKMMLHSKKHEKEKKKKDFIMD
- the LOC116777059 gene encoding venom protease-like — protein: MLKLYIFLCACCMCVCENIPFLEIGDPCFIKNVSGVCRTISECRYAKKLVREDQVKPPTCKFQGDQRIVCCPETDLFHETGVFKHHFIGLAKGVKKSKYMTCRYDGYQPLQCCENAKPVTIPPEPATCPSLPRPLLAKNHIAWTKCVDYQRYINKCVPVDPINQPYKMQRVNTCGISNSNFRISGGVEAKPREFPFMAVIGCHNSLDVDADIKWVGGGSLISEKFILTATHILSEPTYGRVRYALLGTLNKTDIRSGVLYNIVSMIAHPEYDIPVKANDIALLELDRQVFFNEFIHPVCLPVPGRYITNDYIVAGWGENNNRYSSDVLLTARLRPSDECKSRIVRKDFVYSNEKYICAKGELEKGVYQDTCKGDSGGPLLALMFNINCSYSLEGIVSFGPECGKGFPAVYTKVSNYLDWIVENVWPDKVNKKQ